Part of the bacterium genome, GCGCTCGCCTTCGCCGCCCGGGACACGCGCCGACCGGACCTCGGCGTCGGCGTGATTCCGGTCCACAGCCGCCCGCCGGAGAGCATCATCGACGGGGTCCGCTCGAACGCGCTGCCGCTCGACCGCCTGCTGCTGGGCGTCGGCGGCGCCGGCCCGGGCGCGCTGCGCCGCGTGCGCGAAGGCATCGCCAAGCTCCGGGGTGCCGTGTCCTGTCGCGTCATCGCGGCGGCCCTCGGTCCGAAGATGTGCCGGCTCGCCGGGGAACTCGCCGACGGCGTGCTCCTCAACTGGTTGACGCCCGCGCACGCCCGCCGGTCCGCGGAGTGGGTGCGTGAAGGCGCCGCCGCGGCGCCACGTCCGGCGCCGCGCGTCCTGGCGTATGTCCGTGTGGCGATCGGTCCCTCCGCCCGCGACCGGCTGCGGAGCGAGGCGGCTCGGTACGGTACCATTCCCGCGTACGCGGCGAATTTTGCCCGAATGGGCGCCGCTCCGCTCGACACCGCGATCGCGGTCAACGAGCCGGCGCGGGTCGCCGACGCGCTCGCGGCGTGGGACGGCGTCGTCGACGACGTCGTAGTCCGCGTCATGCCGGCCGCGGACACGGTCGACGATCACCTCGCCGTCGTCCGCGCGGCGCGGCCGCCGGAGGCGTGACCGGCCTGGGCCGCATGCGGTCCGCGGGCCGCCGCAGTCCGGTGCGCGCGGATGCCTGAGCTGCCGTTTGTCACGATCGTCGCGGAAAACCTGGCGCCGCTTGTCGCGGGCCGGACCGTCGAAGACGTGATCGTCCGGGGCGTCTCGGTGCTCAAGACCGTCTCGCCACCGGTGGCGGACCTTC contains:
- a CDS encoding LLM class flavin-dependent oxidoreductase; this encodes MGRGIAVFAGVGADVVRATAREAEALGYRSFWVNHPPAIDGLAALAFAARDTRRPDLGVGVIPVHSRPPESIIDGVRSNALPLDRLLLGVGGAGPGALRRVREGIAKLRGAVSCRVIAAALGPKMCRLAGELADGVLLNWLTPAHARRSAEWVREGAAAAPRPAPRVLAYVRVAIGPSARDRLRSEAARYGTIPAYAANFARMGAAPLDTAIAVNEPARVADALAAWDGVVDDVVVRVMPAADTVDDHLAVVRAARPPEA